A DNA window from Chthonomonas sp. contains the following coding sequences:
- a CDS encoding 5'-nucleotidase C-terminal domain-containing protein, producing MRSLLLLATCLGGFGLAYADPDKEAHGPSQDIADLIREAAGAEAAIIAAGMIKEGQSSDLATFLRYPTDEIAVVELKGSQIRQALAKSVSLYPSPYDSFLQLSNMDASFKKSASPDARLEFANLGGQRLDDKRSYQVAMPATLARGGLGFFRIWDKNQIKKTLNGITLESVVKGKAAAGSAPRWRMS from the coding sequence GTGCGATCACTTTTGCTCCTGGCAACCTGTCTTGGTGGGTTCGGATTGGCTTATGCCGACCCGGATAAGGAAGCGCACGGCCCCTCGCAAGACATCGCCGACCTCATTCGTGAGGCCGCCGGAGCCGAAGCCGCCATCATCGCGGCCGGAATGATCAAGGAGGGCCAGAGCAGCGACCTCGCCACGTTTCTCCGCTATCCGACCGACGAAATCGCGGTCGTCGAACTCAAGGGTTCACAGATTCGCCAAGCCTTGGCCAAGTCCGTGTCGCTGTATCCAAGTCCGTACGATAGCTTTTTGCAGCTGAGCAACATGGACGCGAGCTTCAAAAAGTCGGCGTCGCCGGACGCTCGGCTGGAATTCGCCAACTTGGGCGGCCAGCGCCTCGACGATAAGCGTAGCTACCAAGTTGCGATGCCGGCCACACTCGCACGCGGGGGCCTCGGCTTCTTCCGCATCTGGGATAAGAACCAGATCAAGAAGACGCTCAACGGCATCACGCTCGAATCCGTGGTCAAGGGCAAAGCCGCCGCTGGCTCAGCGCCGCGCTGGCGGATGAGCTAA
- a CDS encoding TIM barrel protein, translating into MKLGLFLALFGDKSLDEALQICAAEGLQAVEIGAGAYPGNAHLNVDELLSSSEARDRLLGKLADHGLSISAISVHGNPIHPNGEIARAHHDAFVQGVELAAALGVRKLNGFSGCPGDGPNATNPNWVTCAWPDEFRDILDWQWNQSVMPYWSEQAKLLAQHEVEFGIEMHPGFVVYNNDTLLKLRRGLGDNGRWIGANFDPSHLWWQGVDPLLAVRELLEERAVFHVHAKDLTIDPLNSGRNGNLDTKSYGAIHARSWVFRSCGFGHGVEWWRSFVSTLRTFGYDHVLSIEHEDGLMSTMEGLRAAIGTLKQAVITESAGPMFWARD; encoded by the coding sequence GTGAAACTCGGTCTGTTTTTGGCCTTGTTCGGCGATAAATCGCTGGACGAGGCTTTGCAGATTTGTGCTGCCGAAGGACTGCAAGCCGTGGAGATCGGGGCGGGTGCCTACCCCGGCAACGCGCACCTGAACGTGGACGAACTGCTGAGCTCCAGCGAGGCGCGTGACCGTCTGTTGGGCAAGTTGGCCGACCACGGCCTGAGCATCTCGGCGATCAGTGTGCACGGGAACCCGATTCACCCGAACGGCGAAATCGCTCGGGCTCACCACGATGCGTTTGTTCAGGGCGTCGAACTTGCCGCCGCGCTCGGCGTGCGCAAGCTCAACGGCTTTAGCGGCTGCCCCGGCGATGGTCCGAACGCAACAAACCCGAACTGGGTGACCTGCGCTTGGCCGGACGAGTTTCGCGACATTTTGGATTGGCAGTGGAACCAATCCGTCATGCCGTACTGGTCCGAGCAGGCGAAGCTCCTCGCTCAGCACGAGGTGGAGTTCGGCATCGAAATGCATCCCGGTTTTGTGGTCTACAACAACGACACGCTGTTGAAGCTGCGCCGCGGGCTCGGCGACAATGGCCGCTGGATCGGCGCGAACTTCGACCCCAGCCACCTGTGGTGGCAAGGCGTGGACCCGCTACTCGCGGTGCGCGAATTGCTGGAAGAGCGAGCCGTCTTCCACGTTCACGCCAAGGACCTAACCATTGATCCGCTGAATTCCGGTCGCAACGGCAACCTCGACACCAAATCGTATGGTGCCATCCATGCGCGTTCGTGGGTGTTCCGCTCGTGCGGATTCGGGCATGGCGTGGAGTGGTGGCGCAGTTTTGTGAGCACGCTTCGCACGTTTGGCTACGACCACGTGCTGAGCATTGAGCACGAAGACGGGCTGATGAGCACGATGGAAGGCCTCCGCGCCGCGATCGGCACGCTCAAGCAAGCCGTGATCACCGAATCCGCCGGACCGATGTTTTGGGCTCGCGACTAA
- the rplK gene encoding 50S ribosomal protein L11, whose translation MAKKVTSIIKLNIAAGKGTPAPPVGPALGQAGINMMEFLKKFNEMTAPQMGYTVPVEITVFEDRSYSFIVKAPLSSDLIKRAAGIDKGASNPLTDKAGTLSKDKLREVAKVKMRDFNTDDEEMAMRILAGTARSMGVKIED comes from the coding sequence ATGGCAAAGAAAGTCACAAGCATTATCAAGTTGAATATCGCGGCTGGGAAGGGAACCCCCGCTCCCCCGGTTGGACCCGCACTCGGTCAAGCCGGGATCAACATGATGGAATTTCTCAAGAAGTTCAACGAAATGACCGCCCCGCAAATGGGCTACACGGTTCCCGTTGAAATCACGGTTTTCGAAGACCGAAGCTACTCCTTCATCGTCAAGGCCCCGCTTTCGAGCGACCTCATTAAGCGAGCCGCCGGCATCGACAAGGGCGCCAGCAACCCGCTGACCGACAAGGCCGGAACCCTCAGCAAGGACAAACTCCGCGAAGTCGCCAAGGTCAAAATGCGAGACTTCAACACCGACGACGAAGAAATGGCCATGCGCATTCTCGCCGGTACCGCCCGTTCCATGGGCGTCAAAATCGAAGACTAA
- the efp gene encoding elongation factor P: protein MAIDTSDFKNGLAIYIDGDVYQIIEFQHVKPGKGGAFVRTKLRRLKNDSTIEKTFRSGEKFDSAYLEKKKFQYLYKAGDEVTLMDMDTYEQVAVDATALGSGMKFLKEEAEVTGMLVDDVAIGYEVPNFVELEITSCDPGYKGDTVSGSSMKNAVLETGANIQVPYHIKEGDVIKVDTRSESYLERVNRK, encoded by the coding sequence ATGGCAATTGATACCAGCGACTTCAAAAATGGCTTAGCGATCTACATCGATGGCGACGTGTACCAGATCATTGAGTTTCAGCATGTCAAGCCAGGCAAGGGCGGCGCATTTGTCCGCACCAAGCTCCGCCGGTTGAAGAACGATTCGACGATCGAAAAGACTTTCCGCTCCGGCGAAAAGTTTGACTCGGCGTACCTGGAGAAGAAGAAGTTTCAGTACCTCTACAAGGCCGGCGACGAAGTGACGCTGATGGACATGGACACCTACGAGCAGGTCGCCGTGGATGCCACCGCGCTCGGCTCGGGCATGAAGTTCCTCAAAGAAGAAGCGGAAGTCACGGGCATGCTGGTGGACGACGTCGCGATCGGCTACGAAGTGCCGAACTTTGTCGAGCTGGAAATCACCAGCTGCGACCCCGGCTACAAGGGCGACACGGTGAGCGGCAGCAGCATGAAGAACGCGGTGCTGGAAACCGGCGCCAACATCCAGGTGCCGTATCACATCAAGGAAGGCGATGTGATTAAGGTGGACACGCGCAGCGAGTCGTACCTGGAACGCGTCAACCGTAAGTAA
- a CDS encoding SEC-C domain-containing protein, with translation MIKFLRKMFDSSDKDVRALLPTVELINGLEEAVSTLSDEALRGKTQHFKDMLASGTSLDDMLPEAFAVVREVSKRLLHMRHFDVQLVGGMVLHQGRISEMRTGEGKTLVAVAPLYLNSLGGKGAHLVTANDYLARRDAAWMGPIYNFLGVSVGVVQGQSDENDERGGSYIYDPEYVDEDPRYARLRPCSRREAYLCDVTYGTNHEFGFDYLRDNMAYEMDQLSMSDLNYAIIDEVDSILVDEARTPHIISGASSEDVSQYKMVNEVVKTLQNELHYTADKKNHSASLTEEGMDYVEEQLNLPNIASDPRIFHHVNACLKAHALFQRDVDYVVRGNEVAIVDENTGRIMHGRRYSDGLHQALEAKEGVQVQRESQTVAVITFQNLFRLYGKLAGMTGTAKTEEDEFRKIYGLDVVTIPTHRDSQRVDHDDVIYKTLEGKMRGIANELMRLYVKQQPVLVGTRSIEMTEVVSERLTPDMLQRLLLATRLYDFKEEKKGDRAALKAAEEVVNMPLAEISRDTLSAVCAQAGFSGDALNADHWTYFSKKHGFTDANREYFDEALKHGIPHNVLNAKYHEREALIISEAGRKGALTIATNMAGRGVDILLGGRVADDVIKQAQEEEQRDGNKFAEQYANTFASFRRGGVERAAPPLPLDDQERRGLADEVRALGGLYILGTERHESRRIDNQLRGRSGRQGDPGESRFYVSLEDQLWKIFNQKMLENPTLKLWPPMEEVKAGFLSSMIRKTQERIESHFFEARKNVLEYDDVLNSQREHIYGVRREVLLGRDTREDIKEGLDSLVRETVVNANSVDEDGRVVFNWEYMYEELNTLFPLVDYATINELEQHGTGEELIQAVTDIAHDAMAKREASMGEDDFKLLAQRVMLQVVNDQWQDHLQMLDYIREGIGLRGYGQVDPLVAYKRETYDLFQATLRHIREESVKLLFRAELRRPQEFPEEEALSAAEVLGALSSPPSSEGKPGEWPDSVDPKFVGRNETCPCGSGLKFKACHYAIFREKGTI, from the coding sequence ATGATTAAGTTTTTACGAAAGATGTTCGACAGTTCCGATAAGGACGTCCGTGCGCTGCTGCCCACGGTCGAGCTTATCAACGGCCTCGAAGAAGCGGTGTCCACGCTCAGCGACGAAGCTCTGCGCGGCAAAACCCAGCACTTCAAAGACATGCTCGCCAGCGGTACCAGCCTGGACGACATGCTGCCCGAAGCCTTCGCGGTGGTCCGCGAAGTATCGAAGCGATTGCTGCACATGCGCCACTTCGACGTGCAACTGGTCGGCGGCATGGTCCTGCACCAGGGCCGCATCTCGGAAATGCGCACCGGTGAAGGGAAGACCCTCGTCGCCGTTGCTCCGCTGTATCTCAATTCGCTCGGCGGCAAGGGCGCGCACCTCGTCACGGCCAACGACTACCTCGCCCGTCGCGACGCGGCTTGGATGGGCCCGATCTACAACTTCCTCGGCGTGAGCGTCGGGGTTGTTCAAGGCCAGTCCGATGAAAACGACGAGCGTGGCGGTAGCTACATATACGATCCCGAGTATGTGGACGAAGACCCGCGCTATGCGCGCCTGCGCCCGTGCAGTCGCCGCGAGGCTTACCTGTGCGACGTGACTTACGGCACCAACCACGAGTTCGGATTCGATTACCTTCGCGACAACATGGCTTACGAGATGGATCAGCTCAGCATGAGCGATCTCAACTACGCGATCATCGACGAAGTCGACTCGATCCTCGTGGACGAAGCGCGCACGCCGCACATCATCAGCGGCGCGTCGAGCGAAGATGTCAGCCAATACAAGATGGTCAACGAGGTGGTGAAGACCCTGCAAAACGAGCTTCACTACACCGCCGACAAGAAGAACCACTCGGCCAGCCTCACCGAAGAGGGCATGGACTATGTGGAAGAGCAGCTGAACCTGCCGAACATCGCCAGCGACCCGCGGATTTTCCACCACGTAAACGCGTGTCTCAAGGCGCACGCCCTGTTCCAACGCGACGTGGACTACGTCGTTCGCGGCAACGAGGTCGCCATTGTCGACGAGAACACCGGGCGCATCATGCACGGTCGCCGCTACAGCGATGGCCTGCACCAAGCCTTGGAAGCCAAGGAAGGCGTGCAGGTGCAACGCGAAAGCCAAACGGTGGCTGTCATTACGTTCCAAAACCTCTTCCGCCTTTACGGAAAGCTGGCCGGGATGACCGGTACGGCGAAGACCGAAGAAGACGAATTCCGCAAGATTTACGGCCTCGATGTCGTCACGATTCCGACCCACCGCGATAGTCAACGCGTGGACCACGACGACGTGATCTACAAGACGCTCGAGGGCAAGATGCGCGGCATCGCCAACGAACTCATGCGCCTGTACGTCAAGCAACAACCGGTGCTCGTCGGGACCCGCTCGATCGAAATGACGGAAGTCGTCTCCGAGCGACTGACGCCGGACATGCTTCAACGCCTGCTCCTCGCGACTCGGCTGTACGATTTCAAGGAAGAAAAGAAGGGCGACCGCGCCGCGCTTAAGGCCGCCGAAGAAGTGGTTAACATGCCGCTCGCCGAAATCTCGCGAGACACGCTGAGCGCGGTTTGCGCCCAAGCCGGGTTCAGCGGCGACGCTCTGAACGCCGACCACTGGACGTACTTCAGCAAGAAGCACGGGTTCACGGACGCTAACCGCGAGTACTTTGACGAAGCCCTCAAGCACGGGATTCCGCACAACGTGTTGAACGCGAAGTATCACGAACGCGAAGCGTTGATCATTAGTGAGGCGGGCCGCAAGGGCGCGCTGACCATCGCCACCAACATGGCCGGTCGCGGGGTGGACATCTTGCTTGGCGGTCGCGTCGCCGACGATGTCATCAAGCAAGCTCAAGAAGAAGAGCAGCGCGATGGCAACAAGTTCGCCGAGCAGTACGCCAACACGTTTGCAAGTTTCCGCCGTGGTGGTGTCGAACGCGCCGCGCCGCCGCTTCCGCTGGACGACCAAGAGCGTCGCGGTCTCGCCGACGAAGTTCGTGCCCTGGGTGGTCTTTACATCCTCGGGACCGAGCGCCACGAGAGCCGCCGCATTGATAACCAGTTGCGCGGGCGATCGGGCCGTCAAGGCGATCCGGGCGAAAGCCGATTCTACGTGAGCTTGGAAGACCAACTCTGGAAGATTTTCAACCAGAAGATGCTGGAGAATCCGACCCTCAAGCTGTGGCCGCCGATGGAAGAAGTCAAGGCTGGCTTCCTCTCCAGCATGATCCGCAAGACCCAAGAACGCATCGAGTCGCACTTCTTCGAAGCGCGTAAGAACGTTCTGGAGTACGACGACGTGTTGAACTCGCAGCGCGAGCACATTTACGGCGTCCGCCGCGAAGTTCTGCTGGGCCGCGATACTCGCGAGGACATCAAGGAAGGGCTGGATAGCCTGGTCCGCGAAACCGTCGTCAACGCCAATTCGGTGGATGAAGACGGCCGCGTCGTGTTCAACTGGGAGTACATGTACGAAGAGCTGAACACGCTGTTCCCGCTCGTGGACTACGCGACCATTAACGAACTGGAGCAACACGGCACCGGCGAGGAACTGATCCAAGCCGTCACCGACATCGCTCACGACGCGATGGCCAAGCGCGAGGCGAGCATGGGCGAGGACGACTTCAAGCTCCTGGCTCAGCGCGTGATGCTGCAGGTTGTGAACGACCAGTGGCAAGACCACTTGCAGATGCTCGACTACATCCGCGAGGGCATCGGCTTGCGCGGCTACGGTCAAGTGGACCCGCTCGTGGCCTACAAGCGCGAAACGTACGACTTGTTCCAAGCGACCCTGCGCCACATCCGCGAAGAGTCGGTAAAGCTGTTGTTCCGCGCCGAACTGCGCCGTCCGCAAGAGTTCCCTGAGGAAGAAGCGCTCTCCGCCGCCGAAGTCCTCGGCGCGCTTTCGTCGCCGCCGAGCAGCGAAGGCAAGCCCGGCGAATGGCCGGATTCGGTGGACCCCAAGTTCGTCGGTCGCAACGAGACCTGCCCGTGCGGCAGCGGCTTGAAATTCAAAGCGTGCCACTACGCGATCTTCCGCGAAAAGGGGACGATCTAA